A portion of the Hymenobacter gelipurpurascens genome contains these proteins:
- a CDS encoding class I SAM-dependent methyltransferase, protein MPFPLASFLRVCTASVLLAPTACTQPLSESTAAQLSEFQRSSVPDSSGYMRRAPQDPNGIGKYYLGRQIAHVMGHEGSDWLERSDRQQEEGTDILLRELQLKPTDVVADIGAGTGFFTFRMSPLVPQGKVLAVDIQPEMLASLQATKASRKAANVETVLGTTKNPNLPANSVDLVLIVDAYHEFDHPKEMMRAIRNSLTPNGRVALVEYRAEDPNVPIKRIHKMSVAQAAREMSAAGLELADTIEALPQQHLLIFRRAK, encoded by the coding sequence ATGCCTTTTCCCTTAGCTTCCTTCTTACGGGTGTGTACTGCCAGCGTCCTTTTGGCTCCTACGGCGTGCACCCAACCACTCTCGGAAAGCACTGCTGCTCAGCTATCTGAGTTTCAGCGCAGCAGTGTACCGGATAGCAGTGGCTATATGCGCCGGGCTCCTCAGGACCCCAACGGCATCGGGAAGTATTACTTGGGTCGCCAGATTGCGCATGTGATGGGCCATGAAGGCTCCGATTGGCTGGAGCGCTCCGACCGCCAACAGGAAGAGGGAACAGATATTCTATTGCGCGAATTGCAGCTTAAACCCACCGATGTGGTGGCCGACATTGGCGCCGGCACTGGCTTCTTCACTTTCCGGATGAGCCCGCTGGTGCCACAGGGCAAGGTACTGGCCGTAGATATTCAGCCGGAAATGCTGGCGTCTTTGCAGGCTACAAAGGCCAGTAGAAAAGCGGCTAATGTGGAAACCGTGCTCGGCACTACCAAAAACCCCAACCTGCCTGCCAATAGCGTAGACCTAGTGCTGATTGTGGATGCTTACCACGAATTCGACCATCCCAAGGAAATGATGCGGGCTATTCGCAATTCCCTGACGCCTAATGGTCGTGTAGCGCTGGTAGAATACCGCGCCGAAGATCCTAACGTCCCGATCAAGCGAATCCATAAGATGTCAGTAGCGCAGGCTGCCCGTGAAATGTCCGCGGCAGGGCTTGAACTAG